A window of the bacterium HR17 genome harbors these coding sequences:
- a CDS encoding putative CtpA-like serine protease: MDHRTPVTAPKTRWLVSASLVVLIALSFAAGYRLGEWKNTLTPFRVALGPGLTPPLESAHAASQQSISMRPVERLAEVYVRLQQYFYAPDKLDENQLSYGAIAGLLRATGDQYTRYLKPEDLEQFQSRSQGEYEGIGAELSVTPDPVTGDERITILSVFPEQPADKAGLRPLDRILKINGKPTDNMTLEQAVSLIRGPRGTQVTLTVQRDTIPEPFDITLTRQRIQIPILQKQMLPGNIGYVRLLEFNEKTADELSAALDELRTKGAKGLILDLRGNPGGLLDAAVEVASLFVPKGPIVTVKSRTEGEQVFEAIPDRYKNWKVPMVVMVDHRSASASEIVAGALKDHKVAEVVGEKTFGKASVQTVINLRGGGALIVTTGSYLTPSGYDIHANKGLEPSRKLEPTPAEKKHDEQLAATWVERGKQHLQADELRDAMLCFGRARELDKNNKEATRLWNETVRLIIDRERNTQKDNQLEQVRQLLLQRLTGSQTARH; this comes from the coding sequence ATGGACCACCGCACACCTGTGACGGCGCCGAAGACGCGATGGCTCGTTAGCGCCAGTCTGGTGGTGTTGATTGCTTTATCGTTTGCCGCTGGCTACCGTTTAGGGGAATGGAAGAACACGCTGACTCCCTTTCGCGTCGCTTTGGGACCTGGGTTAACCCCGCCATTGGAAAGCGCTCACGCGGCGAGCCAACAGTCCATTTCTATGCGCCCCGTGGAGCGGTTGGCAGAAGTCTATGTGCGGCTGCAACAATACTTTTATGCGCCAGACAAGCTGGACGAAAATCAGCTGAGTTATGGGGCTATCGCAGGGCTGCTGAGGGCGACGGGGGACCAATACACCCGCTACCTGAAACCTGAAGACTTGGAGCAGTTTCAGTCTCGCAGTCAAGGCGAATACGAGGGCATCGGTGCCGAATTGAGCGTGACACCCGACCCGGTCACCGGCGATGAACGCATCACCATCCTCAGCGTTTTTCCGGAACAACCCGCTGACAAGGCGGGGTTGCGCCCTTTAGACCGCATCCTGAAAATTAACGGCAAACCCACAGACAACATGACCCTAGAGCAAGCCGTCAGCCTCATTCGCGGACCGCGCGGCACGCAAGTGACCTTGACCGTCCAACGGGATACGATTCCCGAACCGTTTGATATCACCCTGACCCGCCAACGCATTCAAATCCCGATTCTGCAAAAGCAAATGCTGCCAGGCAATATCGGTTATGTGCGGTTGCTGGAATTTAACGAGAAAACCGCTGACGAACTCAGCGCCGCCTTAGACGAACTGCGGACGAAAGGAGCCAAAGGGCTCATTCTGGATTTGCGGGGTAACCCCGGCGGTCTTTTGGATGCGGCGGTGGAAGTGGCGAGCCTCTTCGTGCCTAAAGGACCTATCGTCACCGTCAAAAGCCGCACGGAAGGAGAGCAAGTGTTTGAAGCCATCCCTGACCGCTATAAAAACTGGAAAGTGCCGATGGTCGTCATGGTGGACCATCGGAGCGCGTCTGCCAGTGAAATTGTGGCAGGCGCCTTGAAGGACCATAAAGTTGCGGAGGTCGTCGGTGAAAAAACTTTTGGCAAGGCGTCGGTGCAAACAGTCATCAACTTGAGGGGTGGGGGCGCACTTATCGTCACGACGGGCAGTTACCTGACGCCCAGTGGCTACGACATCCACGCCAACAAAGGACTGGAACCCAGCCGCAAACTGGAACCGACACCTGCCGAGAAAAAGCACGACGAACAACTGGCTGCGACATGGGTAGAACGAGGCAAACAACACCTGCAAGCCGATGAGTTGCGCGATGCCATGTTGTGTTTCGGTCGCGCCCGCGAACTGGACAAAAACAACAAGGAAGCCACCCGCCTCTGGAACGAGACGGTGCGGCTGATCATTGACCGTGAGCGCAACACCCAAAAAGACAACCAATTGGAACAAGTGCGGCAATTGTTGCTTCAACGCCTCACCGGCTCACAAACCGCCCGACATTGA
- the envC gene encoding Murein hydrolase activator EnvC → MRTRVLAVALGVTLSAVALGSAEIHWRSLLSRGQKPSAASLRKRQQELERRKQAARQKIREMRRKERSLSEQLRDTRARIAVAQARLATLNREYARVAAQTTRTRARVMRLRMRLSRHRSLLAERLRQLYKHPPTDYVLFALDAGDLSETALRTYALRRIVHRDTEVIVETQRLKAELERQEALLQRQQSRLASLRRAIAAQAAAFREAETEQSALLRRVQTERQTYEAWLREWEEESREIAALLRRLQTVQHDAARPVPAWRGPFIRPVNGAIVSGFGYRRHPILGGVRLHCGVDIAAPHGTPIRAAADGVVVFAGWRRAYGNTVIIDHGNGTATLYAHCSAISVSEGAVVRQGQVIARVGSTGLATGPHLHFEVRRYGEPINPLALR, encoded by the coding sequence ATGCGCACCCGCGTGTTGGCAGTCGCGTTAGGGGTCACTTTGTCAGCGGTCGCGTTAGGCAGCGCCGAAATTCACTGGCGGTCGCTGCTCTCACGGGGACAAAAACCCAGCGCTGCATCTTTGCGCAAACGGCAACAAGAGTTGGAACGCCGCAAGCAAGCGGCACGGCAAAAAATTCGCGAAATGCGCCGCAAAGAACGGTCTCTATCGGAGCAGTTGCGAGACACCCGCGCCCGCATCGCTGTGGCGCAAGCGCGTTTGGCGACTTTAAACCGCGAATATGCGCGGGTCGCCGCCCAAACGACCCGCACCCGTGCCCGTGTGATGCGATTGCGGATGCGCCTGTCGCGCCATCGTTCGCTGCTGGCGGAACGGTTGCGCCAACTTTACAAGCACCCGCCCACCGACTATGTCTTGTTCGCTTTAGACGCCGGCGACCTTTCCGAGACGGCGCTGCGCACCTACGCTTTGCGCCGCATCGTTCATCGCGACACCGAGGTCATCGTTGAAACCCAGCGGCTAAAAGCGGAACTGGAGCGACAGGAAGCCTTGCTGCAGCGCCAACAGTCCCGCTTGGCGTCGCTGCGGCGCGCCATTGCGGCTCAAGCGGCGGCGTTTCGTGAGGCAGAGACTGAGCAATCTGCGCTGTTACGACGCGTTCAAACAGAACGCCAAACCTACGAGGCATGGTTGCGGGAGTGGGAGGAAGAATCGCGGGAAATCGCCGCGTTGCTGCGACGCTTGCAAACGGTGCAGCACGACGCTGCCCGCCCCGTGCCGGCTTGGCGTGGTCCGTTCATCCGTCCTGTCAACGGTGCGATCGTTTCTGGCTTTGGCTATCGGCGCCACCCGATTTTAGGCGGGGTGCGATTGCACTGCGGTGTGGACATCGCCGCTCCGCACGGAACGCCCATCAGGGCGGCTGCCGACGGCGTTGTGGTGTTCGCCGGATGGCGCCGGGCTTACGGCAACACCGTCATCATTGATCACGGCAACGGCACAGCGACCCTTTACGCGCATTGCTCTGCCATCTCGGTCAGTGAGGGAGCGGTCGTGCGCCAAGGGCAAGTCATCGCGCGTGTCGGGAGCACGGGACTGGCAACTGGACCCCATTTGCACTTTGAGGTGCGGCGTTACGGCGAACCCATCAACCCTTTGGCGCTGCGTTAG
- the sigW_1 gene encoding ECF RNA polymerase sigma factor SigW, giving the protein MADRKPVREWVLAAQKGDKSAFEELFRLFHGTVYNTALQILNDPDDAADVTQDAFLRAWEQLPKLTAPEAFRNWLLTITVNLCRSRLRKPEPATESLDEPVETEGVEDEGEWQLPDESVDIEEAVIQRELARLVRRAVAELPLAFREVVTLHYFEGLDIADIAKILKVPIGTVKSRLARAREQLRRKLERWL; this is encoded by the coding sequence GTGGCAGACCGTAAACCCGTGCGCGAATGGGTGCTGGCAGCTCAAAAGGGCGACAAAAGCGCGTTTGAAGAGTTGTTCCGCCTCTTTCACGGGACGGTTTACAACACGGCGTTGCAAATTCTGAACGACCCCGACGATGCCGCCGATGTGACGCAGGACGCTTTTTTGCGGGCGTGGGAGCAACTGCCCAAATTGACGGCGCCCGAAGCCTTCCGCAATTGGTTGCTGACCATCACTGTTAACTTGTGCCGCTCCCGTTTGCGCAAACCGGAGCCAGCGACCGAATCGTTGGATGAGCCAGTAGAAACCGAAGGTGTAGAAGACGAGGGGGAATGGCAACTGCCTGACGAAAGCGTGGACATTGAAGAAGCGGTCATACAGCGCGAATTGGCGCGGCTGGTGCGCCGCGCCGTCGCCGAGTTACCGTTGGCGTTTCGCGAAGTCGTGACCCTGCACTACTTTGAAGGGCTGGACATCGCCGACATCGCCAAAATCCTAAAAGTGCCTATCGGTACAGTCAAAAGCCGCCTCGCCCGTGCCCGCGAGCAATTGCGTCGCAAGTTGGAACGCTGGCTGTAA
- the groL_1 gene encoding 60 kDa chaperonin: protein MAKKTLLFSEQAREALMRGASVVAEAVRVTLGPRGRNVILERKWGSPIVTKDGVTVAKEIELEDRDEDMGAQLLKEIASKTNDLAGDGTTTAVVLAHAILQESLKLVAAGVNPVLLKRGIEKAVDRCIERLKELKREVKSNDDIRHVATISGNDPEIGEIVAEAMAKVGKDGVITVEEGKGSQTTVDIVEGMEFDRGYLSPYFITDPENMECVLEEPFILLYEKKISNARDLIPIMEQVARTGKPLLVICEEVEGEALATLVVNKMRGVLQCCAVKAPGYGDRRKAMMQDIAILTGGTFITEDMGIKLENVTLDMLGRARKVIVRKEETTIVEGAGSKEAIQGRIEQIKRELEKTTSEYDREKLQERLAKLSGGVAVIEVGAPTESDMKERKYRFEDAINAAKAAAEEGIVPGGGVALLRCIPALEELEQQLEGDEKLGVQVVKRALEEPLRQIAENAGLDGSVVVEKVKSLPEAHGYDALEDRYGDMLELGIIDPVKVVRIALENAASIATLILTTEAAVVEIPEKKKETPPHSESEEEW from the coding sequence ATGGCAAAGAAGACCCTGCTGTTCAGCGAACAGGCACGGGAAGCGTTGATGCGCGGGGCGTCCGTCGTCGCTGAAGCCGTGCGGGTGACGCTCGGTCCACGCGGGCGCAATGTCATCCTTGAACGCAAATGGGGTTCACCCATCGTCACCAAAGACGGCGTGACGGTCGCCAAAGAAATTGAGTTGGAAGACCGCGATGAAGACATGGGCGCCCAACTCCTCAAGGAAATCGCTAGCAAGACCAACGACTTGGCGGGTGACGGGACGACAACGGCTGTTGTGCTGGCTCATGCTATCCTGCAAGAGAGCCTCAAGTTGGTCGCCGCTGGGGTTAACCCGGTGCTGCTCAAGCGCGGCATCGAGAAAGCCGTTGACCGCTGCATTGAGCGCCTCAAGGAACTCAAGCGGGAAGTGAAAAGCAACGATGACATCCGCCATGTCGCAACGATTTCAGGCAATGACCCCGAAATCGGGGAAATTGTCGCCGAAGCAATGGCGAAAGTCGGCAAGGACGGTGTCATCACCGTTGAAGAGGGCAAGGGATCGCAGACGACCGTGGACATCGTGGAAGGCATGGAATTTGATCGCGGTTACCTGAGCCCTTACTTCATCACCGACCCCGAAAATATGGAGTGTGTGCTGGAAGAGCCCTTCATCTTGCTCTACGAGAAGAAAATCAGCAACGCCCGCGACCTTATCCCCATCATGGAACAAGTCGCCCGCACAGGCAAACCGCTGTTGGTCATCTGCGAAGAAGTGGAAGGCGAGGCGTTAGCGACTTTGGTCGTCAACAAGATGCGAGGCGTGTTGCAGTGCTGCGCTGTGAAAGCGCCCGGCTACGGCGACCGGCGCAAGGCGATGATGCAGGACATCGCTATCCTGACTGGCGGTACCTTCATCACCGAGGACATGGGCATCAAGTTGGAAAATGTGACGCTGGACATGTTGGGGCGGGCCCGCAAGGTCATCGTCCGTAAGGAAGAAACGACCATCGTGGAAGGGGCCGGCAGCAAGGAAGCCATCCAAGGGCGCATTGAGCAAATCAAACGCGAACTGGAGAAAACGACCAGCGAATACGACCGAGAGAAGCTGCAAGAGCGGTTGGCGAAGTTATCCGGAGGTGTCGCCGTCATTGAGGTCGGGGCACCGACCGAAAGCGACATGAAGGAGCGCAAGTATCGCTTTGAAGACGCCATCAACGCCGCCAAAGCCGCCGCAGAAGAAGGTATCGTCCCCGGCGGTGGTGTCGCTTTGCTGCGATGTATCCCTGCCCTTGAAGAGTTAGAGCAGCAACTGGAAGGGGACGAAAAGTTGGGCGTGCAAGTCGTCAAGCGCGCTCTTGAAGAGCCACTGCGGCAAATCGCTGAAAACGCCGGCTTGGACGGCTCCGTCGTCGTGGAAAAGGTCAAGTCGCTCCCTGAAGCGCATGGCTACGATGCCCTTGAGGACCGTTACGGTGACATGCTTGAGTTGGGCATCATTGACCCGGTGAAGGTCGTCCGCATCGCGCTGGAGAACGCCGCGTCTATCGCCACCCTCATCCTGACGACGGAAGCAGCGGTCGTGGAAATCCCCGAAAAGAAGAAGGAAACGCCACCGCACTCTGAAAGCGAAGAAGAGTGGTAA
- the yjhB gene encoding Putative metabolite transport protein YjhB, which translates to MERKAAPTRWYDGLTGYHWLVLTVASLGWAFDTMDQWIYVLARQPALMELLKANPEDPHLARYGGIVQSVFIFGWATGGVLFGMLGDRWGRTRTMMATVLLYAGFTGLSGLTQTWWQFALCRFFTGLGVGGEFAAGAALVAEVFPAHARPAALGIMQAASALGNITAGLLNRTIGASPEWGWRWMFAFGTLPALLVFVIRLFVREPERWERARDEAAIGRTQLGNIAEMFAYPVWRRHALVGVSLAAVGVIGFWGIGTWSPDLLRSVLNPSNDPALRRSVERAVGDAIMAQNAGAFFGILAWTWLSERIGRRNAFAVAFLCCFIVVPLTFFATHSFAHALVLFPLMGFFTTSLFGGYAVYFPELFPTRLRATGTGFCYNVARYLAIIGPYTFGQLRAHLGIREAGAAMSTIFLLGLAVLPFAPETKGKPLPE; encoded by the coding sequence GTGGAGCGCAAAGCAGCACCGACACGGTGGTATGACGGGTTGACAGGCTATCATTGGCTTGTGCTCACCGTGGCGTCGCTGGGTTGGGCGTTTGACACGATGGACCAGTGGATTTATGTGCTGGCGCGCCAACCCGCATTGATGGAGTTGCTGAAAGCCAACCCTGAAGACCCACACCTTGCCCGCTACGGAGGCATCGTGCAATCGGTGTTCATCTTCGGTTGGGCGACAGGGGGCGTGCTGTTCGGTATGCTCGGCGACCGCTGGGGGCGAACCCGCACGATGATGGCAACCGTGCTGCTTTATGCGGGGTTCACTGGGCTTTCGGGGTTAACGCAAACTTGGTGGCAATTTGCCCTTTGTCGCTTTTTTACAGGCTTGGGCGTCGGCGGTGAATTTGCGGCGGGCGCAGCCCTCGTCGCGGAAGTGTTTCCCGCTCATGCCCGTCCCGCTGCCTTGGGCATCATGCAAGCCGCATCGGCACTGGGCAACATAACGGCGGGGTTGCTCAACCGCACTATCGGCGCTTCACCCGAATGGGGTTGGCGATGGATGTTTGCCTTCGGGACACTACCAGCGTTACTGGTGTTCGTCATCCGCTTGTTTGTGCGGGAGCCTGAGCGCTGGGAACGCGCCCGCGACGAAGCTGCCATCGGCAGGACGCAACTGGGCAACATCGCCGAAATGTTTGCCTATCCCGTGTGGCGACGGCACGCCCTTGTCGGCGTCAGTTTGGCAGCGGTCGGCGTTATCGGGTTTTGGGGCATCGGCACTTGGTCACCCGACTTGCTGCGGTCAGTGCTCAACCCCTCCAACGACCCTGCGTTGCGCCGCAGCGTGGAACGCGCCGTCGGCGACGCCATCATGGCACAAAACGCGGGGGCGTTCTTTGGCATCTTGGCGTGGACATGGTTGTCCGAGCGCATCGGGCGCCGCAACGCCTTTGCTGTCGCCTTTCTGTGCTGCTTCATCGTCGTGCCGCTGACCTTTTTCGCCACGCACTCGTTCGCTCATGCCCTTGTGTTGTTTCCGCTGATGGGCTTTTTCACGACGAGTTTGTTTGGCGGTTACGCCGTCTATTTCCCCGAACTCTTTCCGACACGCTTGCGGGCGACGGGCACGGGTTTCTGTTACAATGTTGCCCGCTACCTCGCCATCATCGGCCCTTACACTTTCGGACAATTGCGGGCGCATTTGGGCATTCGCGAGGCAGGCGCTGCGATGTCTACCATTTTTCTGCTGGGCTTAGCCGTTTTGCCTTTCGCCCCCGAAACGAAGGGCAAACCGCTGCCCGAATGA
- a CDS encoding Arylsulfatase, with protein MSRRPNLLFIFADQMRGMDMGCVGNKDVITPNLDRLAEEGTLFIRAYANVPVCTPSRAMLLTGKYPFKTRVVANDLPLPENERTIGEILRDAGYRTGYIGKWHLDGVPRDRFTPPGPRRHGFEFWAAWNCAHDYFNGRIYRDTPEPISLPGYEPVAQTDIALEFLSQQDERPFALFLSFGPPHDPYWQVPENYQRLYDPERLTLRPNVKEPISPRVPLHPKDREMRRAIANYYAHITALDEQVGRLLRALDEIKSLNETKLSENTIVVFTSDHGDMLWSQGMLKKQQPYEESINIPLIVRWPGRIPKGRVSEQLVGIVDLAPTLLALMGLLVPEDMDGTDLSAHFLGERASENASVFLMDLVTADEAFVQGLREWRGIRTARYTYARFVDGEEWLLYDNLNDPYQLRNLVHDPSFASVKASLEAELRRSMQRVGDEGLSWRELIKRLDLVELWNEREKALNPSNPRTIENE; from the coding sequence ATGAGCCGACGACCTAACCTTCTTTTCATTTTCGCCGACCAAATGAGAGGCATGGACATGGGTTGTGTCGGGAACAAAGATGTGATAACGCCCAATTTAGATCGGCTCGCGGAAGAAGGAACGCTTTTCATTCGCGCCTACGCTAATGTCCCAGTCTGCACTCCCAGCCGAGCGATGCTCTTGACAGGAAAATATCCGTTCAAAACAAGAGTGGTGGCAAACGATTTGCCCCTTCCAGAAAATGAGCGCACCATCGGCGAAATTTTGCGGGATGCAGGTTACCGAACGGGTTACATCGGCAAGTGGCATTTAGACGGTGTGCCCCGTGACCGATTTACGCCTCCCGGTCCGCGTCGGCACGGATTTGAGTTTTGGGCAGCGTGGAACTGTGCCCACGACTACTTCAACGGTCGGATTTACCGCGATACGCCTGAACCCATTTCGCTCCCTGGCTATGAGCCGGTCGCTCAAACCGACATAGCGCTGGAATTTCTGAGCCAGCAGGATGAGCGTCCCTTCGCCCTGTTTCTCTCTTTCGGTCCACCCCACGACCCATACTGGCAAGTGCCTGAAAACTACCAACGCCTTTACGATCCTGAACGGTTGACTTTGCGCCCCAATGTGAAAGAGCCTATCAGCCCACGAGTTCCTTTGCATCCCAAAGACCGAGAAATGCGACGAGCCATCGCAAACTACTACGCTCACATCACCGCTTTGGACGAGCAAGTTGGACGACTTTTGCGGGCGTTGGACGAAATAAAATCGCTGAACGAAACGAAATTGTCCGAGAACACCATCGTCGTTTTCACCTCCGATCACGGGGACATGCTTTGGTCGCAAGGGATGTTGAAGAAGCAACAGCCTTACGAGGAATCCATTAACATTCCGCTGATTGTTCGCTGGCCGGGAAGGATTCCTAAAGGTCGGGTGAGCGAGCAACTTGTCGGCATCGTGGATTTGGCTCCGACTTTGCTGGCGTTGATGGGGCTTCTTGTTCCCGAGGATATGGATGGGACAGACCTTTCCGCTCACTTCTTGGGCGAAAGGGCATCGGAGAACGCTTCGGTCTTCCTGATGGATTTGGTGACGGCTGACGAAGCGTTCGTTCAAGGCTTGAGGGAGTGGCGGGGAATTCGCACCGCCCGATACACTTACGCCCGCTTTGTGGACGGTGAGGAATGGCTGCTTTACGATAACCTCAACGACCCTTACCAACTGCGCAACCTCGTTCACGACCCTTCCTTCGCTTCTGTCAAGGCATCTTTGGAAGCGGAGTTGAGACGGTCGATGCAACGGGTCGGCGATGAAGGTTTGAGTTGGCGAGAACTCATCAAGCGCCTTGACTTGGTGGAACTTTGGAACGAAAGGGAGAAAGCATTGAACCCTTCAAACCCGAGAACAATTGAAAACGAATGA
- the iolX_3 gene encoding scyllo-inositol 2-dehydrogenase (NAD(+)) yields MAQELTRREFLRVTALTGLLTAVAGRTTVKAQGVVNCAVIGTGEYGRNLLSYLIKVPTAKVVALCDIYEPHLKKALDIVGQPVATYDDYRKVLDDKEVHAVIIATPPHTHKPIALDALQAGKHVWCEVPLALTIDDARTIAKAATQTGLVFQAGLQRRYNPAYEHAVKFMRTGAIGRPTLTQAQWHQKTSWRRPIRDEKWERQLNWKLYRDTSGGLFTEVALHQFDTARWFLRALPTAVAAWGSTVLWQDGREVPDTIQCVLEFPDGVRMTYHATLTNSYQGAFDLFAGEFGTIYLSGFYGVLFKEADAPSLGWEVYAKRERIAQSEGFLLVANATKLIEQGKLPGEEGFKPALEDHEEFAALSRFVAAIAEGKKPAVSAAEGFEATVVALKAVEAWRTGTSQTIKATELQLG; encoded by the coding sequence ATGGCGCAAGAGTTGACCCGACGGGAATTTTTGCGGGTGACAGCGTTAACGGGGTTGCTGACCGCTGTCGCCGGACGCACGACTGTGAAAGCGCAGGGCGTAGTCAACTGTGCTGTCATCGGCACGGGCGAATATGGGCGCAACTTGCTGAGTTACCTCATCAAAGTGCCGACGGCGAAGGTCGTCGCTCTGTGTGACATTTACGAACCCCACCTAAAAAAGGCGCTGGACATCGTAGGGCAACCCGTCGCCACCTACGACGACTATCGTAAGGTGCTGGACGACAAAGAGGTGCATGCCGTCATCATCGCCACGCCGCCCCACACGCATAAGCCAATTGCCCTTGATGCCTTGCAGGCAGGCAAGCATGTGTGGTGCGAAGTTCCGCTGGCACTGACGATAGACGACGCCCGCACCATCGCCAAAGCCGCGACACAAACCGGACTCGTTTTCCAAGCGGGGTTGCAGCGCCGCTACAATCCAGCCTACGAGCACGCCGTCAAGTTCATGCGGACGGGTGCCATCGGCAGACCGACCTTGACTCAGGCCCAATGGCACCAGAAAACGAGTTGGCGTCGTCCCATCCGCGACGAGAAATGGGAGCGCCAACTCAACTGGAAACTTTACCGCGACACTTCGGGCGGGCTGTTCACGGAAGTGGCGCTGCACCAATTTGACACGGCGCGGTGGTTCCTGAGGGCATTGCCCACTGCCGTTGCGGCGTGGGGCAGCACCGTGCTGTGGCAGGACGGGCGTGAAGTGCCCGACACAATCCAATGCGTCTTGGAGTTTCCCGACGGCGTGCGGATGACTTACCACGCAACGCTGACCAACTCCTATCAGGGTGCGTTTGACCTGTTTGCGGGCGAATTCGGGACGATTTACCTGTCCGGTTTTTACGGCGTGTTGTTCAAGGAAGCCGATGCACCCAGTTTGGGCTGGGAAGTTTACGCTAAGCGCGAACGCATCGCACAGAGCGAAGGCTTTTTGCTCGTCGCCAACGCCACCAAATTGATTGAGCAGGGCAAGTTGCCCGGCGAGGAAGGGTTTAAGCCTGCGTTGGAAGACCATGAGGAGTTTGCAGCGCTGAGCCGGTTCGTGGCTGCCATCGCGGAGGGTAAAAAACCTGCCGTGAGTGCTGCCGAAGGGTTTGAGGCGACGGTCGTGGCACTCAAAGCCGTTGAAGCGTGGCGCACGGGCACATCCCAAACCATCAAAGCGACCGAGTTGCAGTTGGGGTGA